Below is a genomic region from Candidatus Binataceae bacterium.
GCTCGCGATGACGACCTTCGGCATCGGAATGATGGCCGCGCCTGTCATCGGCCCGACTCTTGGTGGGTGGATAACCGAGACCTTCAGTTGGCGCTGGAATTTCTACGTTAACGTTCCGATCGGTTCGCTCGCGGCGATAATGGTGTACGCATATGTACACGACCCACTCTATCTGCGCGCCCAACGCCGGGGCGCTAGGGTGGACTACCTTGGGATCATTCTGATTACGGTCGCCCTCGCGGCCTTCCAGATCGTGCTCGGTCGCGGGGGTCACGATGGTTGGTTCGCGGCGCCATGGGTCAGATACACCGCTATGGTGTCGGTGATATCGGCGCTAGCCCTGGTTATTCATGAGCTGCACTACCCGGAGCCCATCGTCGATCTGCGCCTGTTCGGCATTATGGAATTTTCGGTCGGAGTGGCGTTGCTATCGCTACAGGGTCTGGCCCTTTGGACCATCAACCTCTTGAATCCTTTGTTCCTGGAAAATGTCTTGCATTACGATGCCTGGAGCGCGGGCCTCGCAGTCGCACCGCGGGGACTCGGAGTGGTTATCGCACTGCTGGCGGTTGGCCAACTATCGCGCCGCTACTACGATATGCGACCCATCGTCTGCGTTGGATTTCTCATCGGCGCGTACCAAGCATATCGGATGTCACAGTGGACCTTAAACACGCACGAAAGCGAGGTGCTGATGCCGATCTTTCTATTCGGGGTCGGTCTCGGTGCGGTTTTCCCGATCGTCACGGCCCTTGCCGTCGGGCAGATAAACCGCGAGCGAATTGGTTTCGCATCGAGCCTGTTCTCGATGATGGTCAACACGGGTGCTGCGGCCGGAATAGGCATTGCGACCAACCTGCTTACAGCCAGTCATCGACGCCACGAGGCACAGATCCTGGCACTGGTATCGTCGTCGGCGCTGTACACGAACGTCCTGAAGTCGCAAGCATGGTTGCTCGCGTACAACGATGTGTATCGAAAGACCGCAATTTTGCTGTTACTCCTATGTCCGTGGGCGTTCTTTCTCAGGCGAGCACCGGCAAATACTGACACGACTCTTGGGGTCGAATGAGGGGGCAGTTGAAGCGCGTCCTTCTGCCAGCAACTATGCTCGATTGCGCCGTTACGGTACATCTCGGTTGGTCTTCGCGATGAGTTTCTCAATACTGACTCTCACGATCGTGAACATCAGTCGCTTAGCTGTGTCAGCATGAGGCCGCAAATTTTTCGGCCAAGTTGCGCGACCGCGCAAGAAGTTCTATGAGGGTTCGCACCGCGCACAGGCGAGCGGTCGCCGCTTACGATGCCTTCAGTCCATCTCCCGAGCAAAGGCCAGACCGTGAGCGCTGAGCAGGAAGTCGATAGGTTGATCGTGGACATAGTCAACTCGCGATTGCGCCCGACTTTGGGAAATGATGGCTTCCACGGTGTCGAGGTAGTGCCGCGGTTGCGCGGCGGATAAGGCGCTCGACAACATGGTCGCGACACGTGCCTCTAAAGCTGGATTCCGAGTTCTTTGTTCAGGTAGCAGAGAGTGGCGGCTTCGAATGCTTCAGGCCACGGAACTGAGAGTTTTTCGGCCAGTTTTTTTGCTCGCGGTAGGAAAACGCGAGCGCACTTCACGCTGGCTTCGATCACTGATTGGCGGTTCGCGTCCACGCCGGCATTTTTTCAAGAATATCCATTTGCTAACGGGTAAGAGGCGCTTCAGGTGGAGCGCCCCAGCGCCGCGAATTCCATTTTCCTCGAGGAACAGTTGAATAAGAGACGACCGGAGCAGACCAGCTCCGGTGACGGCGACGACGTATTCTTCTCTGCCTATCGCCACGGGGGCAAGCCCAAACACACGTATAAATTCGTTGACGATCGCCATGAGCTTGCTTGAACCGCCTTCCATGAGATCTTCAGCGGGAAGCGTAGCGTAGAGATTGGACTCGTCGAGGAGAACCTTGAGCGACTTTT
It encodes:
- a CDS encoding DHA2 family efflux MFS transporter permease subunit, translating into MESKPSLANPNESGAIEPRAHQQPHKWLVAASVLLGAILTLLDGSIVNVALPYMQRSFGVGVDRITWVVTSYLAAVSVMIPMSGWIAVRMGRRRYLLISVGMFVAASALCGLARSIGQIIVFRVMQGFAGAAMMPLSQAIMLETFPVEEHTLAMTTFGIGMMAAPVIGPTLGGWITETFSWRWNFYVNVPIGSLAAIMVYAYVHDPLYLRAQRRGARVDYLGIILITVALAAFQIVLGRGGHDGWFAAPWVRYTAMVSVISALALVIHELHYPEPIVDLRLFGIMEFSVGVALLSLQGLALWTINLLNPLFLENVLHYDAWSAGLAVAPRGLGVVIALLAVGQLSRRYYDMRPIVCVGFLIGAYQAYRMSQWTLNTHESEVLMPIFLFGVGLGAVFPIVTALAVGQINRERIGFASSLFSMMVNTGAAAGIGIATNLLTASHRRHEAQILALVSSSALYTNVLKSQAWLLAYNDVYRKTAILLLLLCPWAFFLRRAPANTDTTLGVE
- a CDS encoding nucleotidyltransferase domain-containing protein, which encodes MDQTALIERIKRKLQNDQRVRALFLSGSFGCGTADQYSDVDLLLITDHRKQEEFLRSWPDILGSINEVVFWQRPFPAAPLLNAITSDWLRCDLLVLDPDQLRIRSQKSLKVLLDESNLYATLPAEDLMEGGSSKLMAIVNEFIRVFGLAPVAIGREEYVVAVTGAGLLRSSLIQLFLEENGIRGAGALHLKRLLPVSKWIFLKKCRRGREPPISDRSQREVRSRFPTASKKTGRKTLSSVA